In Deinococcus sp. Leaf326, a single genomic region encodes these proteins:
- a CDS encoding ROK family protein, translating into MSQPQHLRQLNRRQILTLLFEHGRLTRPHLAELTGLSKVTVNAVVQDLVEQAAVQLSAGTSSTPGRVPCAVELHPLLATVLAIDLQSSHLRAQVHGLALQEPQHLRLETGPDDLTTLTAGLIRELHAAPPFGPLRSVVIGLPAPVDDLGQVGEPNALPWLDVPRLRVLARELTFDLRFENDANLVTLALHARAPEYTHFAALIERPSGTGLGLMLGGQLYRGVHGRAGELGRSPWPGHNAAGWEVLEQLPDTERLDATAFMLAALMHTLDLEHLVLSLRPGRMPLLERRLRGLLPPAVTLGTEPHVSRAALHGAGLCAQKRARDRLLGSPGEEHVA; encoded by the coding sequence ATGAGTCAACCCCAGCACCTGCGGCAGCTCAACCGCCGTCAGATCCTTACCCTCCTCTTTGAGCATGGCCGTCTCACACGGCCTCATCTGGCCGAACTGACCGGTCTGTCCAAGGTCACCGTGAACGCCGTCGTGCAGGACCTCGTCGAACAGGCCGCCGTGCAACTGTCGGCGGGCACGAGTTCCACCCCCGGCCGCGTGCCCTGCGCGGTTGAGCTGCATCCCCTTCTGGCCACGGTCCTGGCGATCGACCTTCAGTCTTCGCATCTCCGGGCTCAGGTTCATGGGCTCGCGCTACAGGAGCCGCAGCACCTGCGGTTGGAGACCGGCCCCGACGACCTGACGACCCTTACCGCCGGTCTCATCCGTGAGCTGCATGCAGCTCCCCCCTTCGGCCCGCTGCGGTCGGTGGTGATCGGTCTCCCGGCGCCGGTCGACGATCTGGGACAGGTGGGCGAGCCCAATGCCCTGCCCTGGCTGGACGTACCCCGCCTCCGGGTTCTGGCCCGTGAATTGACGTTCGACCTCCGCTTCGAGAACGACGCCAACCTGGTGACTCTGGCGCTGCACGCCCGCGCGCCGGAGTACACCCACTTCGCCGCCCTGATCGAACGCCCCAGCGGAACGGGGCTGGGCCTGATGCTGGGCGGCCAGCTGTACCGGGGGGTTCACGGCCGCGCCGGCGAACTGGGGCGCTCGCCCTGGCCGGGCCACAATGCGGCGGGCTGGGAAGTGCTGGAACAGTTGCCCGACACCGAGCGCCTCGACGCCACGGCCTTCATGCTCGCCGCCCTGATGCACACGCTGGACCTGGAACATCTGGTCTTGAGCCTGCGGCCCGGGCGGATGCCTCTTCTCGAGCGCCGGCTCCGGGGTCTGCTGCCCCCGGCCGTGACGCTGGGGACCGAACCTCACGTCTCACGCGCGGCGCTGCACGGTGCGGGGCTGTGTGCCCAGAAGCGCGCCCGCGACCGGCTGCTGGGCAGTCCTGGAGAAGAACATGTGGCATGA
- a CDS encoding ABC transporter ATP-binding protein — translation MNPLLPRFFAYYAPYRGLFLLDFGCAVLSGLLELGFPIAVQVFIDRLLPGGQWGTIVVAGAALIAVYVLNTALMAVVTYWGHMLGINIETEMRRKAFAHLQKLPFSYFDNVKTGQLVGRLTKDLEEIGEVAHHGPEDLFIAVMTLLGAFALMFTVHPGLAVLTSIIVPVVLWVTTRYGNRMTATWRRLYESVANFNVRIEENVGGIRVVQAFANEAHERELFARDNARYRSTKLEAYRIMAASTSLSYLSMRLTQMTVMVAGAYFVLQGSLSAGGFVGFLLLVNVFFRPIEKINSVIETYPKGVAGFRRYLDFLDTAPDIHDRPGAQAAPPLRGDIRFQDVSFGYGVGREVLSHVSLDIRAGETVAFVGPSGAGKTTLCSLLPRFYEVTGGRVTVDGQDVRDLTLASLRGQIGVVQQDVFLFGGTLRENIAYGRLGASDAEVLEAAHRARLEEVIELLPQGLDTLIGERGVKLSGGQKQRLAIARMFLKNPPILILDEATSALDTATERAIQASLTELSRGRTTLVIAHRLATIQNADRIVVVDESGIVEQGTHTELLARGGRYRLLHEAQARL, via the coding sequence ATGAACCCCCTGCTGCCCAGATTCTTTGCCTACTACGCGCCCTACCGCGGTCTCTTTCTGCTCGATTTCGGCTGCGCGGTGCTGTCGGGCCTGCTCGAACTGGGCTTTCCCATCGCGGTGCAGGTCTTCATCGACCGCCTCCTGCCGGGGGGGCAGTGGGGGACCATCGTCGTGGCGGGCGCCGCCCTGATCGCCGTGTATGTCCTGAACACCGCCCTGATGGCAGTCGTGACCTACTGGGGCCACATGCTCGGCATCAACATCGAGACCGAGATGCGCCGAAAGGCTTTCGCGCACCTGCAAAAGCTCCCGTTCAGCTATTTCGACAACGTCAAGACTGGGCAACTCGTCGGGCGGCTCACCAAGGACCTCGAAGAGATCGGCGAGGTCGCCCACCACGGTCCCGAGGACCTGTTCATCGCCGTCATGACGCTGCTGGGCGCTTTCGCCCTCATGTTCACGGTGCATCCGGGGCTCGCGGTCCTGACGTCCATCATCGTGCCCGTGGTGCTGTGGGTCACGACGCGCTACGGCAACCGCATGACGGCCACCTGGCGGCGGCTCTACGAGTCGGTGGCCAACTTCAACGTGCGGATCGAGGAGAACGTAGGCGGCATCCGGGTCGTGCAGGCCTTCGCCAACGAGGCGCACGAGCGCGAACTCTTCGCCCGGGACAACGCGCGCTACCGCTCGACGAAGCTGGAGGCCTACCGCATCATGGCGGCGAGCACCTCGCTCAGTTACCTCAGTATGCGCCTCACGCAGATGACCGTGATGGTCGCGGGGGCGTATTTCGTGTTGCAGGGCAGCCTCAGCGCCGGGGGTTTCGTGGGTTTCCTGCTCCTCGTGAACGTCTTTTTCCGGCCCATCGAGAAGATCAACTCGGTGATCGAGACCTACCCCAAGGGCGTGGCCGGCTTCCGGCGCTACCTCGACTTTCTGGATACGGCCCCCGACATCCACGATCGCCCCGGCGCGCAGGCGGCCCCACCCCTGCGCGGCGACATCCGGTTTCAGGACGTGTCCTTCGGCTACGGCGTGGGCCGCGAGGTCCTGAGCCACGTCTCGCTGGACATTCGGGCGGGGGAGACGGTCGCCTTCGTTGGGCCGTCGGGGGCAGGCAAGACCACGCTGTGCTCGCTGCTGCCCCGCTTCTACGAGGTCACGGGCGGACGCGTCACGGTGGACGGCCAGGACGTCCGTGACCTGACGCTCGCCTCGCTGCGCGGCCAGATCGGGGTGGTGCAGCAGGACGTGTTCCTGTTCGGCGGCACCCTGCGCGAGAACATCGCCTACGGCCGTCTCGGCGCCAGCGACGCCGAGGTGCTGGAGGCGGCCCACCGGGCGCGGCTGGAGGAAGTCATCGAGTTGCTGCCGCAGGGCCTCGACACCCTCATCGGTGAGCGCGGCGTGAAGCTCTCGGGCGGGCAGAAGCAGAGATTGGCGATTGCGCGCATGTTCCTGAAGAACCCGCCGATCCTGATTCTGGACGAGGCGACCTCGGCGCTCGACACCGCCACCGAGCGCGCCATCCAGGCCTCGCTGACCGAGCTGTCGCGCGGGCGCACCACCCTGGTCATCGCCCACCGCCTCGCCACCATCCAGAACGCTGACCGCATCGTCGTGGTGGACGAGTCCGGCATCGTCGAACAGGGCACCCACACTGAACTGCTCGCCCGGGGCGGCCGTTACCGCCTGCTACACGAGGCGCAGGCCCGGCTGTAG
- a CDS encoding FTR1 family protein: MTGRVPVALAPALAALWAGTGLAQPAHAQSAAAPTAMSQTAAAAARDLATPAETMRARLADAALELDFGRAPAAALVEQARAAFAEVRGAWAATDPGATREVDLALNAAGGAVQAGDTPALGRAGAAAWTALLRGAYTGLETALRAGDAGAARDWLAVREFRVASSLTRLNADATAAVEALAQGKATPQDALNAIRSDVLDGYQARLLGALRDLQTSRARGFRTLEAEQAALAQGYFALLRPAYAGQRGEAAATALTGQFAALPGSVSAVTAALEGFRAAPLSAREVQARASQATRFLSLVPVEYARGVKASGAGAVVTQPVEVNEARTFLNGAVMAYADLAPLLRDQAAARALGRDLGALNTSLSPQALAITVPAPDAVSAQVGTLGTRLAAAFPADWKTHDASADLDVVRTQLDAVVAAAQAGDWAAAETARLDAYALLESGTEARIAVFNPDLKARLENQIWNGQHPQGLAALIRDHAPLADFRTTRAELQTTLKEVAGILGTEVAPAAVATNAGIIVFREGLEAVLILAALMGSLRRGDAVRLRRPMWLGAAGAFAATAVTWVIMQGALSLLGRYGEKLEAVVSVVAIGVLLVIMNWFFHQVYWTDRMASFQKHKHELAHGSQSRTAARAQWWGLAVLGFTSIYREGFETVLFLQSLVLQAGAGAVLGGTAAGLVAVLGVGAAVFRYQARLPMKKLLVQTGALICAVLAIMVGNTVHTLQLVGWLPVHPLPLDLPAWMGLWFGLHGTWEGVVLQVASVVAVIGSFYAAEALKERELRAKRAAGAAIPS; the protein is encoded by the coding sequence GTGACGGGCCGCGTCCCGGTGGCCCTCGCGCCCGCCCTGGCGGCGCTGTGGGCGGGCACGGGTCTGGCACAGCCCGCTCACGCCCAGTCTGCAGCCGCCCCGACCGCAATGTCCCAGACGGCCGCCGCTGCGGCCCGCGACCTAGCCACCCCCGCCGAGACAATGCGCGCCCGGCTGGCCGACGCCGCGCTGGAACTCGACTTCGGCCGCGCCCCGGCCGCCGCGCTCGTGGAGCAGGCGCGCGCCGCCTTCGCGGAGGTGCGCGGCGCCTGGGCGGCGACCGACCCTGGGGCGACCCGCGAGGTGGACCTGGCCCTGAACGCGGCGGGCGGGGCCGTGCAGGCCGGCGACACCCCCGCCCTGGGCCGTGCGGGCGCCGCCGCCTGGACCGCCCTGCTGCGCGGCGCCTATACCGGCCTGGAGACGGCCCTGCGCGCTGGAGACGCGGGAGCTGCACGCGACTGGCTGGCCGTCCGCGAGTTCCGGGTGGCGAGCAGCCTGACCCGCCTGAACGCCGACGCGACCGCGGCGGTCGAGGCGCTCGCGCAGGGCAAGGCGACGCCCCAGGACGCCCTGAACGCCATACGCAGCGACGTGCTTGATGGGTATCAGGCCCGCCTGCTGGGCGCCCTGCGTGACCTCCAGACCTCGCGCGCACGCGGGTTCCGCACCCTGGAGGCCGAGCAGGCGGCGCTGGCGCAGGGCTACTTCGCGTTGCTGCGCCCCGCCTACGCCGGCCAGCGCGGAGAGGCGGCGGCGACGGCCCTGACCGGGCAGTTCGCCGCGCTGCCCGGCTCGGTGAGCGCCGTCACGGCCGCCCTCGAAGGTTTCCGCGCCGCGCCCCTGAGTGCCCGTGAAGTGCAGGCCCGTGCTTCGCAGGCCACGCGCTTCCTGTCGCTCGTACCGGTCGAGTATGCGCGCGGCGTCAAGGCCAGTGGTGCGGGCGCGGTCGTCACCCAGCCGGTCGAGGTGAACGAGGCCCGGACCTTTCTGAACGGCGCCGTGATGGCCTACGCCGACCTCGCGCCGCTGCTGCGCGACCAGGCGGCGGCCCGCGCGCTCGGGCGCGACCTCGGCGCTCTGAACACCTCCCTCTCCCCGCAGGCCCTGGCGATCACGGTGCCGGCGCCGGACGCCGTCTCGGCGCAGGTGGGTACGCTGGGCACGCGGCTGGCCGCCGCCTTTCCGGCCGACTGGAAGACCCACGACGCCAGCGCCGATCTCGACGTGGTACGCACTCAGCTTGACGCGGTGGTGGCCGCCGCGCAGGCTGGTGACTGGGCGGCCGCCGAGACCGCGCGCCTCGACGCCTACGCCCTGCTCGAAAGCGGCACCGAGGCGCGCATCGCCGTGTTCAACCCCGACCTCAAGGCGCGGCTGGAAAACCAGATCTGGAACGGCCAACACCCCCAGGGCCTCGCCGCCCTGATCCGTGACCACGCGCCGCTGGCCGACTTCCGCACGACGCGCGCCGAACTTCAGACCACCCTGAAGGAGGTCGCGGGCATCCTGGGCACCGAGGTCGCGCCCGCCGCCGTCGCCACCAACGCGGGCATCATCGTGTTCCGCGAGGGGCTCGAAGCCGTGCTCATCCTCGCCGCCCTGATGGGCAGCCTGCGCCGGGGCGACGCCGTGCGGCTGCGCCGGCCCATGTGGCTGGGTGCTGCCGGGGCTTTCGCGGCGACCGCCGTGACCTGGGTGATCATGCAGGGTGCCCTGTCTTTGCTGGGCCGCTACGGCGAGAAGCTGGAGGCCGTGGTCAGCGTGGTGGCCATCGGGGTGCTGCTGGTCATCATGAACTGGTTTTTCCATCAGGTGTACTGGACGGACCGCATGGCGTCCTTCCAGAAGCACAAGCACGAGCTGGCGCACGGCTCACAGTCCCGCACGGCCGCGCGTGCGCAGTGGTGGGGGCTGGCGGTGCTGGGCTTCACGTCCATCTACCGCGAGGGCTTCGAGACGGTGCTGTTCCTCCAGTCGCTGGTGCTTCAGGCCGGGGCGGGCGCGGTGCTGGGCGGCACGGCTGCAGGGCTGGTGGCCGTGCTGGGCGTCGGCGCGGCCGTGTTCCGCTACCAGGCCAGGCTGCCCATGAAAAAACTGCTCGTTCAGACCGGCGCCCTGATCTGCGCGGTGCTGGCGATCATGGTCGGCAACACGGTCCACACCCTGCAACTCGTCGGCTGGCTGCCGGTGCACCCGCTGCCCCTCGACCTGCCGGCGTGGATGGGCCTGTGGTTCGGGCTGCACGGCACCTGGGAGGGCGTGGTGTTGCAGGTGGCGTCGGTGGTGGCCGTCATCGGGTCCTTCTACGCCGCCGAGGCCCTCAAGGAACGCGAGCTGCGCGCCAAACGCGCCGCCGGAGCGGCCATCCCTTCCTGA
- a CDS encoding imelysin family protein, with protein MKRIWKLAVTLAGAWSLSQAGAADLSGVKTYLGGRLSGMTQGTRALSTAADRYYELARAANFDYRKLAAQPQAVRAALNAARAGWQKASPLYEDVEGIVAGVEALSRFDVILDAGTSAAEGGEDVVPFDLKLPSGRVLARPGNLFGVNEGALWGTVKAYSSGVPFDLNGNGRAEFGEQLPDANVLKAAAAELDTQGRALQAAAAAWSPTREDVFGALVGNVPTVGPVFFEDWKTSPFVLGARSTRKDFVAISRMSDLVGNVASWQAMYRGLSTDVKARNPALDGQIAAGLRDLSALAERLVAREKTRRYTPEQAEALQQEAQNRATVVAGRITQAAALLGVKVQ; from the coding sequence ATGAAACGGATCTGGAAACTGGCAGTGACCCTGGCGGGAGCCTGGAGCCTCTCGCAGGCCGGCGCGGCGGACCTCAGCGGCGTCAAGACCTACCTGGGCGGCCGCCTGAGCGGCATGACCCAGGGCACGCGGGCGCTGAGTACGGCCGCCGACCGCTACTACGAGCTGGCGCGCGCGGCGAATTTCGACTACCGCAAACTGGCCGCGCAGCCTCAGGCGGTGCGGGCCGCCCTGAACGCTGCCCGCGCCGGGTGGCAGAAGGCCAGTCCGCTGTACGAGGACGTTGAGGGTATCGTGGCGGGGGTCGAGGCGCTCAGCCGTTTCGACGTGATCCTGGACGCCGGCACGAGCGCTGCCGAGGGCGGAGAAGACGTGGTCCCCTTCGACCTCAAGTTGCCCAGCGGCCGGGTCCTCGCCCGGCCCGGCAACCTCTTCGGCGTAAACGAGGGCGCGCTGTGGGGCACCGTGAAGGCCTACAGCAGCGGCGTGCCCTTCGACCTGAACGGCAACGGCCGGGCCGAGTTCGGCGAGCAGCTCCCCGACGCGAACGTCCTCAAGGCGGCGGCGGCCGAACTCGATACCCAGGGCCGCGCGCTCCAGGCAGCGGCGGCGGCCTGGTCGCCCACCCGCGAGGACGTGTTCGGAGCGCTGGTCGGCAACGTGCCGACCGTGGGGCCGGTGTTCTTTGAGGACTGGAAGACCAGCCCCTTCGTGCTGGGCGCGCGGAGCACCCGCAAGGATTTCGTGGCGATCTCGCGCATGTCCGATCTCGTGGGCAACGTGGCCTCCTGGCAGGCGATGTACCGGGGCCTGAGCACCGATGTGAAGGCCCGGAATCCTGCCCTGGACGGCCAGATCGCCGCGGGATTGCGCGATCTGTCGGCACTGGCCGAGCGCCTCGTCGCCCGCGAGAAGACGCGGCGCTACACCCCCGAACAGGCCGAAGCGCTGCAACAGGAGGCCCAGAACCGCGCCACCGTGGTCGCTGGCCGGATCACCCAGGCGGCCGCGCTGCTGGGGGTGAAGGTCCAGTGA